In a genomic window of Salvelinus fontinalis isolate EN_2023a chromosome 7, ASM2944872v1, whole genome shotgun sequence:
- the LOC129859892 gene encoding inhibin alpha chain-like: MRSGPSTVLSCALLLLWTQTLTQACQGDELPRDVVLDWFKQRLLDGLGLEQPPEPPHQAPGGGRERAEVGRGHRRSTRVGRAAWAQDHRRHHQESHEQVILFPSSDSTCDSSDSPSEERATSHFTYYFQSSLDNQESAITSAHFWFYAGEGASRNITPLFLLTSDQQLLQVAEIPAKTTADGWTTYHLEHHLLTALTQGPFVLQVRCPACECHANEADKMPFLHLHTRPHGPDRSPRRAAATIPWFPSAIDLLMRPSQQKPEYSDCQREMINISFQELGWDNWIVHPKVLNFYYCHGTCSTLDRTTAMLGIKQCCAPVPGTMKSLRFTTTSDGGYSFKYETLPNIIPEECTCI; encoded by the exons ATGCGGAGTGGTCCTTCTACCGTCCTCTCCTGTGCCCTGCTACTCCTGTGGACCCAGACCCTGACCCAGGCCTGCCAGGGGGACGAGCTGCCTCGTGACGTGGTGTTGGACTGGTTCAAACAGCGCCTCCTGgatgggttagggctggagcaGCCCCCCGAGCCCCCCCACCAGGCCCCTggcgggggcagagagagagcagaggtggGACGAGGTCACCGGAGATCCACCAGGGTAGGGAGGGCAGCCTGGGCACAGGACCACAGGAGGCATCACCAGGAGAGCCATGAGCAGGTCATCCTCTTCCCCAGCTCTG ACTCTACCTGTGATAGCTCAGACTCCCCATCAGAGGAGAGAGCCACCAGCCACTTCACCTACTACTTCCAATCCTCACTAGACAACCAGGAGTCTGCCATCACCTCAGCCCATTTCTGGTTCTACGCCGGCGAGGGGGCCAGCAGGAACATCACCCCGCTCTTCCTCCTCACGTCAGACCAGCAGCTCCTCCAGGTGGCTGAGATTCCGGCCAAGACCACCGCTGATGGCTGGACCACCTACCACTTGGAGCACCACCTCCTTACCGCCCTGACCCAAGGCCCCTTCGTACTCCAGGTGCGCTGCCCCGCCTGCGAATGCCATGCAAACGAAGCCGACAAAATGCCATTCCTCCACCTGCACACCCGACCTCACGGCCCAGACCGCTCCCCACGACGAGCGGCCGCCACCATTCCCTGGTTCCCATCGGCCATCGACCTCCTGATGCGGCCATCGCAGCAGAAGCCAGAGTACAGCGACTGTCAGCGCGAGATGATCAACATCTCGTTCCAGGAGCTGGGCTGGGACAACTGGATCGTTCACCCGAAGGTTCTCAACTTCTACTACTGTCATGGCACCTGCTCGACTTTGGACCGCACCACTGCTATGCTGGGGATCAAGCAGTGCTGCGCGCCGGTCCCCGGGACCATGAAGTCACTACGGTTCACCACTACGTCTGACGGAGGGTACTCCTTTAAATACGAGACCCTGCCCAACATCATACCAGAGGAGTGCACCTGTATCTAG
- the LOC129859891 gene encoding gap junction gamma-1 protein-like, translating into MSWSFLTRLLDEISNHSTFVGKIWLTVLIIFRIVLTAVGGETIYYDEQAKFVCNTQQPGCENVCYDAFAPLSHVRFWIFQVILITTPTIMYLGFAMHKIARMDDVEYRPLHRAGKKRMPIVTRGAQRDYEEAEDNGEEDPMITEEIEVEKDKGKVTEGSAKKHDGRRRIARDGLMKVYVCSLISRIAFEVAFLLGQYVLYGFQVIPFYVCTRSPCPHTVDCFVSRPTEKTIFLLVMYVVSLLCTTLTLLEILHLGVGGVRDTLRGRARRHPTPPLPPVARGSLCSSRHVPTAPPGYHTVLGKKDPSGKLKAEFREPLAGDYGRESLGDEASNRDLERLRKHLKMAQQHLDLAYQNEEGQGSPSRSSSPENNTTAAEQNRLNFAQEKQAAASEKGVHA; encoded by the exons ATGAGCTGGAGCTTCCTGACGCGTCTCCTGGATGAGATCTCCAACCACAGCACGTTCGTGGGGAAGATCTGGCTGACTGTGCTCATCATCTTCCGCATCGTGCTGACGGCCGTGGGGGGCGAGACCATCTACTACGATGAACAGGCTAAGTTCGTCTGCAACACGCAGCAGCCCGGGTGTGAGAACGTCTGCTACGACGCCTTCGCTCCGCTCTCACACGTCCGCTTCTGGATCTTCCAG gtgATCCTGATCACCACCCCTACCATCATGTACTTGGGCTTTGCCATGCACAAGATCGCCCGCATGGACGATGTTGAGTACCGGCCTCTTCATCGCGCCGGGAAGAAGAGAATGCCCATCGTGACCCGGGGGGCACAGCGGGACTACGAGGAGGcagaggacaacggagaggaggACCCCATGATCACTGAGGAGATTGAGGTGGAGAAGGACAAAGGGAAGGTGACAGAAG GCTCTGCGAAGAAGCACGACGGTCGCCGGCGGATCGCGCGTGACGGCCTGATGAAGGTGTACGTGTGTTCGCTGATCTCGCGCATCGCCTTCGAGGTGGCCTTCCTGTTAGGCCAGTATGTCCTCTACGGCTTCCAGGTGATTCCCTTCTACGTGTGCACGCGCTCTCCCTGTCCGCATACGGTGGACTGCTTCGTCTCGCGGCCCACCGAGAAGACCATCTTCCTCCTGGTCATGTACGTGGTTTCTCTCCTCTGCACCACACTCACCCTCCTGGAGATTCTCCATCTGGGGGTCGGCGGGGTCCGCGACACCCTCCGCGGGCGCGCCAGAcgccaccccaccccacctcttCCCCCCGTGGCCCGGGGGTCCCTCTGCAGTTCCCGCCATGTACCCACCGCCCCGCCAGGGTACCACACGGTCCTGGGGAAGAAGGACCCGTCAGGCAAGCTGAAGGCAGAATTCAGAGAGCCGTTGGCGGGGGACTATGGGAGGGAGAGCCTGGGGGACGAGGCGTCCAACAGAGACCTGGAGAGGCTGAGGAAGCACCTGAAGATGGCCCAGCAGCACCTGGACCTGGCCTACCAGAACGAGGAGGGCCAGGGGTCCCCGTCACGGAGCAGCAGTCCCGAGAACAACACCACGgctgcagagcagaacagactcaACTTCGCTCAGGAGAAACAGGCGGCGGCCAGCGAGAAAG GAGTACATGCCTGA